In a single window of the Bactrocera dorsalis isolate Fly_Bdor chromosome 2, ASM2337382v1, whole genome shotgun sequence genome:
- the LOC105231837 gene encoding signal transducer and transcription activator isoform X1, with protein MNVNMSMSPGNGVMLPPLTDDDLMPLYASLQNLSDGTAQMHATLLAFQNDQIIANDFFNGYQGGLEPMDMPSTDTLSITERKNGLILNVGNLLREYSVIQDQLIVALKVWQRKQALAGNGAPFPTNLDGIQFVVESLMDRMADITLFISNLLHFGDDPTLNEFLTHAQTLHNILIFSTFIVEKQPPQVKKKGSKLQATVRWLIGDKLGIHLSKPVVKCEILSEALAKRLTIENIHMPPECNGKMTGNECQMEFDASIRSFSANFSTLIIHDNKRSEKKGSEIVADGKYALLFYTTAVYKGYAINCWALSLPIVVVVHDNQAPQGWATITWDNAFSEIEREPFKVPERVHYMKLLETLNLRFAYYTGRQLTAENLEVLHKKLVGEAAQPNEYISYSQFCKDKLPDCGFTFWDWFYGIMKLTKVYLQQIWKQGHIVGFISKLKTKEILSQQAMGTFLLRFSDSKKGGITIAYRDDCGNIIYLAPWTCADLQIRSLVDCIRDLNVLKVVYPAMEPSNVAFSSSPPVQNVSSTINGYVIPRIKMQIEPSSSNDQQTSPQLSEATVADNASMQNMHSFPMEQLENDFNFFNHQTLNRIEWQDSDIADSTASTDDFSLSEIMSFGSSMIGV; from the exons ATGAACGTAAATATGAGCATGTCACCTGGAAATGGTGTGATGTTGCCGCCATTGACGGACGATGATTTAATGCCGTTATATGcaagtttacaaaatttatccGATGGCACCGCACAAATGCACGCAACACTTTTGGCATTTCAAAACGATCAAATCATcgccaacgatttttttaatggtTACCAAGGCGGTTTGGAACCAATGGATATGCCCTCAACAGACACATTATCAATAACAGAGCGCAAAAATGGATTAATTTTGAATGTGGGTAATCTACTTAGAGAATATAGTGTCATTCAGGACCAGCTGATCGTTGCATTGAAAGTGTGGCAACGAAAGCAGGCCTTGGCTGGCAATGGTGCGCCGTTCCCTACCAATTTAGATGGTATACAATTTGTTGTGGAGTCCTTGATGGATCGCATGGCAGACATTACATTATTTATAAGTAATCTGCTGCATTTTGGAGATGACCCAACACTTAATGAGTTCTTGACACATGCACAGACCTTACATAACATACTTATCTTTTCAACATTCATCGTCGAAAAGCAACCGCCACAGGTGAAGAAAAAGGGTTCCAA ACTTCAGGCAACTGTGCGCTGGTTGATCGGTGATAAATTGGGCATTCATTTGAGCAAACCAGTTGTAAAATGTGAAATACTCTCAG AGGCTCTAGCAAAACGACTTACTATTGAGAATATTCACATGCCACCAGAGTGCAATGGCAAAATGACAGGAAATGAGTGCCAAATGGAATTCGATGCCAGTATTAGGAgtttttcagcaaatttttc AACTCTTATAATCCACGACAACAAACGCTCCGAGAAGAAGGGTTCCGAAATTGTTGCAGACGGCAAATACGCTTTGCTCTTTTACACAACCGCGGTATATAAGGGATATGCGATTAAT tgCTGGGCACTCAGTCTACCCATAGTTGTTGTGGTGCACGATAATCAAGCACCACAGGGTTGGGCCACAATTACCTGGGATAATGCGTTCTCCGAAATCGAACGTGAACCATTCAAAGTGCCAGAGCGAGTACATTATATGAAACTGTTGGAGACATTAAATTTGCGATTCGCCTACTATACAGGTCGTCAATTGACTGCAGAAAATTTGGAAGTTCTTC ACAAAAAActtgtaggcgaagctgctcAGCCTAACGAGTATATAAGTTATTCACAATTCTGCAAAGATAAGTTGCCTGACTGTGGCTTTACGTTTTGGGACTGGTTCTATGGCATAATGAAATTGACAAAGGTGTATTTACAGCAAATATGGAAGCAGGGACATATTGTCGGATTTATAAGTAAGCTTAAAACCAAGGAAATATTATCACAACAAGCCATGGGGACTTTCCTACTTCGCTTCTCGGATAGTAAGAAAG GTGGCATAACTATCGCCTATCGTGACGACTGTGGGAACATAATATATTTGGCGCCGTGGACTTGTGCTGACTTGCAAATACGTTCCCTGGTTGATTGTATACGAGATTTGAATGTTTTAAAGGTCGTATATCCCGCCATGGAGCCGAGCAATGTTGCTTTCTCTAGTTCACCCCCAGTGCAAAATG tttcATCAACAATTAATGGTTATGTAATACCtagaataaaaatgcaaattgagCCCTCCTCTTCTAATGACCAGCAAAC TTCGCCTCAACTTTCTGAAGCTACTGTTGCAGACAATGCCAGCATGCAGAATATGCATAGTTTCCCAATGGAACAACTtg aaaatgatttcaatttcttcaatcacCAAAC TTTGAATCGCATTGAATGGCAGGACTCGGATATCGCAGATTCAACAGCATCGACAGATGACTTTTCCTTAAGCGAAATTATGTCCTTTGGATCATCGATGATTGGAGTTTGA
- the LOC105231837 gene encoding signal transducer and transcription activator isoform X8: MNVNMSMSPGNGVMLPPLTDDDLMPLYASLQNLSDGTAQMHATLLAFQNDQIIANDFFNGYQGGLEPMDMPSTDTLSITERKNGLILNVGNLLREYSVIQDQLIVALKVWQRKQALAGNGAPFPTNLDGIQFVVESLMDRMADITLFISNLLHFGDDPTLNEFLTHAQTLHNILIFSTFIVEKQPPQVKKKGSKLQATVRWLIGDKLGIHLSKPVVKCEILSEALAKRLTIENIHMPPECNGKMTGNECQMEFDASIRSFSANFSTLIIHDNKRSEKKGSEIVADGKYALLFYTTAVYKGYAINCWALSLPIVVVVHDNQAPQGWATITWDNAFSEIEREPFKVPERVHYMKLLETLNLRFAYYTGRQLTAENLEVLHKKLVGEAAQPNEYISYSQFCKDKLPDCGFTFWDWFYGIMKLTKVYLQQIWKQGHIVGFISKLKTKEILSQQAMGTFLLRFSDSKKGGITIAYRDDCGNIIYLAPWTCADLQIRSLVDCIRDLNVLKVVYPAMEPSNVAFSSSPPVQNVSSTINGYVIPRIKMQIEPSSSNDQQTSPQLSEATVADNASMQNMHSFPMEQLENDFNFFNHQT; encoded by the exons ATGAACGTAAATATGAGCATGTCACCTGGAAATGGTGTGATGTTGCCGCCATTGACGGACGATGATTTAATGCCGTTATATGcaagtttacaaaatttatccGATGGCACCGCACAAATGCACGCAACACTTTTGGCATTTCAAAACGATCAAATCATcgccaacgatttttttaatggtTACCAAGGCGGTTTGGAACCAATGGATATGCCCTCAACAGACACATTATCAATAACAGAGCGCAAAAATGGATTAATTTTGAATGTGGGTAATCTACTTAGAGAATATAGTGTCATTCAGGACCAGCTGATCGTTGCATTGAAAGTGTGGCAACGAAAGCAGGCCTTGGCTGGCAATGGTGCGCCGTTCCCTACCAATTTAGATGGTATACAATTTGTTGTGGAGTCCTTGATGGATCGCATGGCAGACATTACATTATTTATAAGTAATCTGCTGCATTTTGGAGATGACCCAACACTTAATGAGTTCTTGACACATGCACAGACCTTACATAACATACTTATCTTTTCAACATTCATCGTCGAAAAGCAACCGCCACAGGTGAAGAAAAAGGGTTCCAA ACTTCAGGCAACTGTGCGCTGGTTGATCGGTGATAAATTGGGCATTCATTTGAGCAAACCAGTTGTAAAATGTGAAATACTCTCAG AGGCTCTAGCAAAACGACTTACTATTGAGAATATTCACATGCCACCAGAGTGCAATGGCAAAATGACAGGAAATGAGTGCCAAATGGAATTCGATGCCAGTATTAGGAgtttttcagcaaatttttc AACTCTTATAATCCACGACAACAAACGCTCCGAGAAGAAGGGTTCCGAAATTGTTGCAGACGGCAAATACGCTTTGCTCTTTTACACAACCGCGGTATATAAGGGATATGCGATTAAT tgCTGGGCACTCAGTCTACCCATAGTTGTTGTGGTGCACGATAATCAAGCACCACAGGGTTGGGCCACAATTACCTGGGATAATGCGTTCTCCGAAATCGAACGTGAACCATTCAAAGTGCCAGAGCGAGTACATTATATGAAACTGTTGGAGACATTAAATTTGCGATTCGCCTACTATACAGGTCGTCAATTGACTGCAGAAAATTTGGAAGTTCTTC ACAAAAAActtgtaggcgaagctgctcAGCCTAACGAGTATATAAGTTATTCACAATTCTGCAAAGATAAGTTGCCTGACTGTGGCTTTACGTTTTGGGACTGGTTCTATGGCATAATGAAATTGACAAAGGTGTATTTACAGCAAATATGGAAGCAGGGACATATTGTCGGATTTATAAGTAAGCTTAAAACCAAGGAAATATTATCACAACAAGCCATGGGGACTTTCCTACTTCGCTTCTCGGATAGTAAGAAAG GTGGCATAACTATCGCCTATCGTGACGACTGTGGGAACATAATATATTTGGCGCCGTGGACTTGTGCTGACTTGCAAATACGTTCCCTGGTTGATTGTATACGAGATTTGAATGTTTTAAAGGTCGTATATCCCGCCATGGAGCCGAGCAATGTTGCTTTCTCTAGTTCACCCCCAGTGCAAAATG tttcATCAACAATTAATGGTTATGTAATACCtagaataaaaatgcaaattgagCCCTCCTCTTCTAATGACCAGCAAAC TTCGCCTCAACTTTCTGAAGCTACTGTTGCAGACAATGCCAGCATGCAGAATATGCATAGTTTCCCAATGGAACAACTtg aaaatgatttcaatttcttcaatcacCAAACGTGA